The Winogradskyella schleiferi genome contains the following window.
GAAGGTTCAACTGTTTGTTTCACAGCTGAATTTAATTTTATATCTGAAAAATCGGGTTGCATACGTCTTAAGATTTAATGGTTTGTTGGACTTTTTTTTGAATGCTAGAAATTGCCGTAATGACATCAGATCTCATATTTACACATCCATCTAATCCAGCTTCAGTTAATTCGTCCATATTCGTTGGTGCTCCAGCTATTAATAACACTTTAGTGCTATTTAATGCTCTAAAAGTTTTAATAAAAGTCAATGCGGTTTCATTGTAATCTTCATCTGAGCTGCACATCACAACAACGTCTGAATCTGATTTAGCACTTAACTCTGCTGCTTTTTCAGCACTTTCAAAGCTTTTTTCCTGTAAGACGTTATAACCGCTAACGCCTATAAAATCGTAGGCAAAAGCTGCTCTTGCTTTACGCATGGTTAAGTTACCATAGCTAGCCAATTCTACGATTGGACGTTTATTTGTAGCTGAAACAAATTCTTCAGTTTTTCTTCTAATCGCTTCAATTTCCAAAGATGCTCTTCTTGGTGTTAACACTTTCGGATTGGCTGAAGTGCCTGTAGAAAGTAAACTAGCATCTACAGTTTCCATTAGGTTAGGATATTTGTTTACACCAACCAATGGTGTTCTACGTTGACTGATTAATTTCAGTTTTTGTAAACGAATTTCAGCAATTTGTTGTTGAATGGTTTCATCTTCAAAAGCTTTATAAAATCCTCCTGCCGCTTCAATAGATTTGAATAATTCTAATGCTTTTTCAGCTATTTTAGTGCTGACTTCTTCTATGTAATAAGACCCATCAACCGGATTAGACACTTTACCAAAATAAGATTCTTCTCTTAAAATAGTGGTGATGTTACCTGCTATACGGCTTGAAAACTCAGAAGCACTTTTGAATTCTTTATCGTAAGGATCAATTAAAACACCGTCTACATTCCCTAAAATGGCAGACATAGCTTCTGTAGTACAACGTAATAAATTGGTTTCGGCATCTGTAATGGATTTGCTCCAAATAGAGGTTTTCGCCGTTATGGTCTTATCGTAGTCTGTAACACCATATTTTGCAATGACTTCAGCTAATAAATTATTAAATGCTCTAAACTTTCCTATTTCAACAAAATACTCTAAACCAATGGCCAAAAGAACGTTTAAGTTGTTGAATACATCTTGAACTTCAACATCTTTTGCTTTCAGTTTTTCAGTTAAAAACACCAATGAATTTAAGGTATAAGCAATTTCTTGTACTTGATTGGCACCTGAATCTAAATACTCGGTTCCTGAAATGGTAAGAGCTCTAAACTTAGGGAAATCACTAGTTAACTTTATTAATTCTGCAGCAATTTTAATTTGATTGTCATCAAAAGTACCTGTGGTTACATAATTGGAAATAATACTTGTGTTAATGTAACCTTTAAGATCCTTTCCTTTTGCAAACGCCACCAATTCCTTGGTAAAATCTATGGCATTATTATAGATCTCAAAAGAAACCGTAATGGTGTTTAAATCGATATCCTTTAAAAGTTCTGCAACAGGAACCTTATCTATTAATTGAAAAATCAATCCAGTAATACCTTCTTCAATCGCTTTTTGAGCTAAATCGTTTCCAGTTTCTGCACAACACACAGGGACCGTACGATAATTCACTAAAGTTTGGGAGTTTTCTCCTGTATTTTTAAGCTGTGTAATGTCACTTTCACTATTGTAACAAGGCTGTATATTGATACCACTGAGGTTTTTCCAAACTAGTTTTTTATCAAAATCAGCACCTTTTAAATCGGCTGTCACTCTTTCCATCCACTGTTCTGTTGAAACTGGTGGAAATTCTGAAAAAAGTGGTTTAGTTTTATTGTTCATAATATATACTATTATTCAATTTTATTATACCATTAAACTACTTCCAAATCTTTCGAAAATAGCTTTATCTAATTCTTCCCTAGCGTCAGGATGTGCAATATCCCGTAACGATTGTGCACGTTCTTTTAAACTTTTACCAAATAGTTCAGCAATACCATATTCCGTTGCGACGTATCTTGCATGTGCTCTCGTGGTTACAACACCTGCTCCCGGTTTTAGCGAAGGTACAATTTTTGAAACACCTTTTAAAGTTGTGGATGTAATGGCAATAATTGGTTTTCCCCCTTTAGATAATGCTGCACCGCGCATAAAGTCCATTTGACCACCAACACCAGAAAACATTCTTGTACCAATAGAATCGGCACAAACCTGACCAGTGAAATCAATTTCAATAGCTGAATTAATGGCTGTTACTTTAGGATTTTGTCGAATAATAGCTGTATCGTTAACATAAGCAATATCATTCATTTCAATTTCAGGATTATCATCCATAAAATCATACAAACGACGAGTTCCCATAGCAAAACCAGAAATAATCTTATAAGGATTTACTTTTTTCTGAGATCCATTGACAATGCCTTTTTCTACTAAATCTACAATGCCTTCAGAGAACATTTCTGTGTGAATTCCTAAGTTTTTATGATTTGTTAGAAAGGTTAAAACCGCATTTGGAATCCCTCCAATTCCCATTTGAAGCGTTGCGCCATCTTCAATAATTCCGGCAATATTTTTACCAATGGCTTCTTCTTGTTTAGAAGGTGCAACAAATTTCATTTCATGAATATCTTCATCGACTAAAACGCAAGCATCAAATTTGTTTAAATGCACCAATGCATCTCCAAACGTACGCGGCATTTTGGGATTAATTTGCGCAATGATTTTTTTTCCTTTTTCAATTCCAGCAATGACAATATCCACAGAAACGCCTAAGGAACAAAAACCATGTTTATCGGGTGGTGAAACGTTGACTAAAACGACATCTAAATCCATATACCCTTCACGGAATAAACTTGGGATGTCACTTAAGAAAATTGGAATGTAATCTACAGTATTACCAACCATTTTTCTAACATTTCCACCTATGAAAAAAGCTTTGGTGTGAAAACTTTCGCGCAAATCGGGATTTGCATAACCGCTTTCACCTTCGGTATGTAGATGTACGATTTCAACATTTTTTAATTCTGGTGCTCTCGCCACCATGGCTTTTATTAATGTCTGTGGTGTTGCAGAACCGCCTTGTATTAATACACGATCGTTGGATTTTATGAGCTTTACAGCCTCGCTTGCTGTTTTTATATTTGGTATTTTCATAATGTAAAATTTAGTGTTCTGATATATTATAATAATTAATTAATATTTCATCCTAAGAAACTCAAAATAATACCTGCTGCAATTGCAGAGCCAATAACCCCAGAAACGTTTGGTGCCATGGCATGCATGAGCAAATAATTATGAGGATCCGATTTTAGACCTTCATGGTGAACCACTCTTGCACTATCTGGTACGGCCGAAACTCCAGCGGCACCAATTAATGGATTTATCTTATTATCGCCTTTTAGGAAGAGGTTCATGAATTTAGCAAATAACAAACCTCCACAAGTCGCAATAACAAAAGATATGGCGCCAAGTCCAAAGATTAACATTGAATCTTTAGTGATGAAGATATCGGCTTGGGTTGAGGCACCAACAGTTACACCTAAGAGAATCGTTACGATATCAATTAACTTAGTTCTTGCCGTGTCTGCTAAACGTTCTGTTCTTCCGGATTCTTTTAATAAATTACCAAAGAATAACATACCTAATAATGGTAAGGCACTTGGCGAGATAAACAAGGTTAAAATTAAAGCGACCACAGGAAAAATCATTTTTTCCTTTTGAGTTACCGCTCTTGGTGGTTTCATTTTAATCTTTCTGTCCTTCTTTGAAATTAACATACGCATTAAAGGTGGTTGAATAACAGGAACTAATGCCATATAAGAATATGCCGCAATAGCAATAGGACCGATTAAGTTTTTAACGGTTGTACCATCTGGCAATATGTTAATTCCGTTTGCTAATTTGGAGGAAAGGAATATAGCTGTTGGGCCATCTGCTCCACCTATAATTCCGATAGCTCCAGCTTCTGGAAGGTTAAACCCTAAATATAACGCTCCTAAAAAGGTTGCGAATACACCAATTTGTGCAGCACCTCCCAATAGCATTAATTTTGGATTGGCTATAAGCGATGAAAAATCGGTCATAGCTCCAATTCCCAAGAAAATTAGTGGTGGATAAACCCCTTTTACCACTCCAAAATAAAGATAATTTAAAACAGATCCTGTTTCATATATACCTGTTTGGTTACCAGCTACAAAAGGAATATTACCCAATATAACACCTATACCAATTGGAATTAACAACAAGGGTTCGTAATCGAATTTGATACCTAAATAGATAAAAACGATACCTATTATAATCATAATGACATTTCCAGAAGTTGAATTTGCAAATCCTGTATAACTGTAAAACGATTTTATGCCATCTATGGCTTCATCGAATATACTTTCTTCCTCTGTAATATCAACCTGTTCTATTGATACAGAGGAATTAGTTGCGTTTGTATTTGCGCCTAAGCCAAGTACTGGTCTAATAAAAACAAGCAATGAGATAGCACTAAATACTATAATTAGTTTCTTCATTTTTTAATTTTAAATAATGATTAGTTTTCTTTATTGAATAACCTGACATTGAAATTTTATTCGAGTTCTATTAATAAAGCATCTTGCAATACTTGTTGTCCTACTTCAACCTTTATAGACGATACAACTCCAGATTTTTCTGCGACTATATTATTCTCCATTTTCATGGCTTCTAGCACTAATAATAAATCGTTCTCTTTAATAGTATCTCCAACCTTTACATTGAGCGATAATATGGTACCAGGTATTGGCGCTACAATTTTAGTCTTTGTAGATTTTGGATTCACTTTTAAAGGCACAGACGGTTGTTTTGAAGCGGCACGAACTAAAGTTGGCGTTTTAGATTTCTTGATTTCCGCTTGCATTATCACATCATAAGATGTACCGTTGACCTCTAAATTGATTACATTATCTTCGTGGGATTTTATATTAACGGTATATCCGTTTTCGTTGACTTTGAATTTATAACTTTTCATTTCTTATAATCTATTTTGAATTCCATAAATCTTAGAACTCCAAGGTGAATATGCTTTTTTAACTTCTTTTATGGTAAGGATCCCACTTTCAATATCATGCTGCTCACTTAAGTACATATGAATTGAAGCACCAATTACAGCCGAAAGTTCTCCCGTAAAATTACTGTCGCCTTTTACCTTTATTTCGCTAATTTTTTTGTCTTTGCCTTTGGTGATTATCTTATAGACATATAGCATAACTGGTAACCCAAAATTGAAGAAAAGCGCAAGTGTTACCAAGGCGCTAAAAACAATTAATAATCCGGTAATTAGTATAACGTAGCCTTCGCTTATTGGATCTGTATATAATAGTAACTGTGTCATTATAGTGGAATATTTGAGTGTTTTTTAGGTGGATTTATATCTTTTTTATTTTGTAGTAATTGCAATGCTCTAATGATTCTGAAACGTGTATTTCGTGGCTCAATCACATCATCAATAAATCCATATTTTGCGGCTTGGTAAGGGTTGGCAAATCGTTCTGTATATTCATCTTCTTTTTTGTCAATATATTCTTGTTTCTCGTCGGCATCTTCTATTTTTCTAATATTAGAGCCTTCTAAAACTTCGACAGCGCCTTTAGCTCCCATAACTGCAATTTCTGCAGTTGGCCAAGCATAATTCACATCACCTCTTAGTTGTTTACAGCTCATAACATCATGTGCTCCACCGTAAGATTTACGCAACGTGATTGTTACTTTAGGTACGGTAGCTTCACCATAGGCAAATAATAATTTAGCGCCATGAAGTATAATTCCACCATATTCCTGACCTGTTCCAGGTAAAAAACCAGGAACATCAACCAGTGTTACAATAGGAATATTAAAAGCATCACAAAAACGAACAAACCGCGCCGCTTTTCTAGAGGCATCGATATCTAAAACACCTGCATAATATTTAGGTTGATTTGCCACAATTCCAACAGGACGTCCATTAAACCTTGCAAAACCTACACAAATATTTCTGGCATAGTTTCTATGAACTTCGGTAAACTCTCCTTTATCCGCAATAATTGAAATTACATCAACAATATCATAAGGTTGATTTGGATTTTCTGGAATAATTTCATTTAAGGCATCTTCCAGTCTATCAATTGGATCATCACATGATAGTATAGGTGCTTCTTCTAAATTATTAGAAGGCATATAACTTAAAATTTTACGAATCAATAATAAATTCGTTTCATCATTTTTTGCTAAGAAGTGTGAAACTCCAGATCGTGTTGAATGAATTTTAGCACCACCTAGTTGTTCTGCAGTGACCTCTTCTCCTGTTACCGATTTCACAACTTTAGGACCTGTTACAAA
Protein-coding sequences here:
- a CDS encoding OadG family protein → MTQLLLYTDPISEGYVILITGLLIVFSALVTLALFFNFGLPVMLYVYKIITKGKDKKISEIKVKGDSNFTGELSAVIGASIHMYLSEQHDIESGILTIKEVKKAYSPWSSKIYGIQNRL
- a CDS encoding acyl-CoA carboxylase subunit beta; translation: MANQDKINELIEKRAKAKLGGGEKRIDSQHAKGKLTARERIDILLDDDSFEEFDMFVTHRTKSFGLDKQIFLSDGVVTGHGTIDGRVVYIFAQDFTVFGGSLSETYALKICKVMDMAMKIGVPVIGLNDSGGARIQEGVRSLAGYAEIFQRNIMASGVIPQISSILGPCAGGAVYSPALTDFTIMTEETSYMFVTGPKVVKSVTGEEVTAEQLGGAKIHSTRSGVSHFLAKNDETNLLLIRKILSYMPSNNLEEAPILSCDDPIDRLEDALNEIIPENPNQPYDIVDVISIIADKGEFTEVHRNYARNICVGFARFNGRPVGIVANQPKYYAGVLDIDASRKAARFVRFCDAFNIPIVTLVDVPGFLPGTGQEYGGIILHGAKLLFAYGEATVPKVTITLRKSYGGAHDVMSCKQLRGDVNYAWPTAEIAVMGAKGAVEVLEGSNIRKIEDADEKQEYIDKKEDEYTERFANPYQAAKYGFIDDVIEPRNTRFRIIRALQLLQNKKDINPPKKHSNIPL
- a CDS encoding sodium ion-translocating decarboxylase subunit beta — its product is MKKLIIVFSAISLLVFIRPVLGLGANTNATNSSVSIEQVDITEEESIFDEAIDGIKSFYSYTGFANSTSGNVIMIIIGIVFIYLGIKFDYEPLLLIPIGIGVILGNIPFVAGNQTGIYETGSVLNYLYFGVVKGVYPPLIFLGIGAMTDFSSLIANPKLMLLGGAAQIGVFATFLGALYLGFNLPEAGAIGIIGGADGPTAIFLSSKLANGINILPDGTTVKNLIGPIAIAAYSYMALVPVIQPPLMRMLISKKDRKIKMKPPRAVTQKEKMIFPVVALILTLFISPSALPLLGMLFFGNLLKESGRTERLADTARTKLIDIVTILLGVTVGASTQADIFITKDSMLIFGLGAISFVIATCGGLLFAKFMNLFLKGDNKINPLIGAAGVSAVPDSARVVHHEGLKSDPHNYLLMHAMAPNVSGVIGSAIAAGIILSFLG
- a CDS encoding methylmalonyl-CoA mutase family protein, encoding MNNKTKPLFSEFPPVSTEQWMERVTADLKGADFDKKLVWKNLSGINIQPCYNSESDITQLKNTGENSQTLVNYRTVPVCCAETGNDLAQKAIEEGITGLIFQLIDKVPVAELLKDIDLNTITVSFEIYNNAIDFTKELVAFAKGKDLKGYINTSIISNYVTTGTFDDNQIKIAAELIKLTSDFPKFRALTISGTEYLDSGANQVQEIAYTLNSLVFLTEKLKAKDVEVQDVFNNLNVLLAIGLEYFVEIGKFRAFNNLLAEVIAKYGVTDYDKTITAKTSIWSKSITDAETNLLRCTTEAMSAILGNVDGVLIDPYDKEFKSASEFSSRIAGNITTILREESYFGKVSNPVDGSYYIEEVSTKIAEKALELFKSIEAAGGFYKAFEDETIQQQIAEIRLQKLKLISQRRTPLVGVNKYPNLMETVDASLLSTGTSANPKVLTPRRASLEIEAIRRKTEEFVSATNKRPIVELASYGNLTMRKARAAFAYDFIGVSGYNVLQEKSFESAEKAAELSAKSDSDVVVMCSSDEDYNETALTFIKTFRALNSTKVLLIAGAPTNMDELTEAGLDGCVNMRSDVITAISSIQKKVQQTIKS
- a CDS encoding biotin/lipoyl-containing protein, with the translated sequence MKSYKFKVNENGYTVNIKSHEDNVINLEVNGTSYDVIMQAEIKKSKTPTLVRAASKQPSVPLKVNPKSTKTKIVAPIPGTILSLNVKVGDTIKENDLLLVLEAMKMENNIVAEKSGVVSSIKVEVGQQVLQDALLIELE
- a CDS encoding acetyl-CoA hydrolase/transferase family protein — protein: MKIPNIKTASEAVKLIKSNDRVLIQGGSATPQTLIKAMVARAPELKNVEIVHLHTEGESGYANPDLRESFHTKAFFIGGNVRKMVGNTVDYIPIFLSDIPSLFREGYMDLDVVLVNVSPPDKHGFCSLGVSVDIVIAGIEKGKKIIAQINPKMPRTFGDALVHLNKFDACVLVDEDIHEMKFVAPSKQEEAIGKNIAGIIEDGATLQMGIGGIPNAVLTFLTNHKNLGIHTEMFSEGIVDLVEKGIVNGSQKKVNPYKIISGFAMGTRRLYDFMDDNPEIEMNDIAYVNDTAIIRQNPKVTAINSAIEIDFTGQVCADSIGTRMFSGVGGQMDFMRGAALSKGGKPIIAITSTTLKGVSKIVPSLKPGAGVVTTRAHARYVATEYGIAELFGKSLKERAQSLRDIAHPDAREELDKAIFERFGSSLMV